The window CGCAAATGGTGTGGCGGATGACAGTTAATGTTGTCGTTGATAACCAACAGCAGCGCCTGCTCTATGATTTTATCGCCTACCAGTGATCTGATCCAAAAAATTAGAGCAGATCAGAAACCAACCAAATCGCGACGGCAAACATCAAGGATGCCGATATTCGGTTTACTAATACTACGTTACGACCATTGGATAACAACAGGCCCAGTGTTTTTCCGCCGGTAGCGTAAATCATCATGCAAATGAACTCTGAACAGAGAATGATTGCCACCAGGATTGTCAATTGCATCCAGAATGGTTTTTCCGGGCTGATAAATGGCGGCAGCAGGGAGATCATAAATGCCCAGCCTTTCGGATTGGCGATGGCAGTGATTAGACCCTGACTGAAAAGCGTGAAACGTGACGTATCAACTTTTTTCGAAAGTTCAGACGATACCGACATACTGCCCTTTGAGCGCCACATTTGCGTGGCAATGTAAATCAGGTACACACCACCAACTAATTTTAACGCCACAAAGAGTTCCGGAAACTTTAGCATAATTGCCGCAACACCAAGTACTGCGGCAATAGCTACCGCAGCGACGCCGAGCAGTTCGCCGACCATCATGTACATGGTGCGTCGAACACCTACGCTCATCCCCAGCGTTAACGCTAAGGTCATGCACATCCCCGGGCTAATACTTACCAGGAAAAATGTCGGAATAAAAAGAAAGAGTAGGGAAGCGTCCATTGATTTTCTATGTTGGAGTTATTCGATTGAGCTTTAGAGGCGCTATTGTAATGAAATAGCGCCGCGAGTCATAGTGTTAAAGGCATTAACTCCCGGCAAATTCCACCAGGGTAAATTGTGCGGACTTTTCAGATTGGAAATAGAGTACGCAGTCGCGCCATTTTTTCGGGATTTTCCATTCGCTGCTTTCATCAATGTTGATAAGCCTACGAGTGTTATCACAGCGAATATCGAGATGTTCCAGTGTTCCCTGAAGGTCGGTTATCGCAAAATGGTTTCTGGCAAGGTGGTGTTGCCAGATCCCCAGCTTATTGGTTTTTGCCTCTACGACCAAATCAATTTCTGAATTTATATGCTGATTTAATTGTTCCCGTGTCGAAGCCATCGTTGCTTGTTCAACCCCGCGGCTTTTTTCTGCCTCTATGTGGTTCAACAAAGCCAGCGCTTCAGCAAGCTTATGGTCTTCGGCCAGCAATTTTACTTTTTCCATCGCCAGATCCGCCCACAGATCTGGAAAGGTATCGATGATTGATATCAATTCTACGTTTTTCAGGGTAGTGTGATAAAGCTCGGTATTATTGATCTGAGATGCATAATTCAGGGTGTAGACATCAGCAAAGTCCTTTTCACCATACATGCGATAACTTAGATCGTTTATTTGCTCATAAATTTCGTCCATGCCATCACGGTCTTTGGCGGCAATGAATGCTAACCCCTGCATATAGTAGTCGTAGACTTTTTCGCGAATGTTTTTATCGCGATCAAACTTGAACGTTAAGCGCACATTGTGAATGTTGGATTGCACCGGTTGGTTAAATTCTAATGCCGGCTTGTACTTCCATTTTTTAACCGCGTTAATTGCCGAGGTTACAAACTGTGCGCCGCCGCTATCATCAGTAACCAAAATGTTACTGATTGCGCCATCTTTTTCGATGGTAAAGGTAAGTTCAACCCAGCCCTCTTTTTTCTTTCTTGCATAGTAAATAGGGTAGATTGGCCCAATTTTTACGTGATGCTTTGCAGGGTGAAATTCCTGGTCAGGATCAGGCTGCTGTTTTGCTTCTTCGATGAGTTTAGGAATGGTGATTTCCGGTAACGGAAGCTCAATCTCGGCAGCGACTGTAGCAGACAACATTGTTATGCCTACCAGACAACATTTAAATATCGATTGCATGTTTTTTTCTTATTATTGTTAAATTAACCTGAGTTGCCTGGAGAAAGGTTACCCGGTTAAAGGTAACCCGGAAATTATCTTACTCTGAGGTTTCTTCGCTATCGTTATGCTTGTTTTCATCAACGAGCGGATATTCAACCAGGTCAAATGTCGTATTCTTGTCACCAGAAATATAGACCTGAC is drawn from Thalassotalea sp. PS06 and contains these coding sequences:
- a CDS encoding LysE family translocator codes for the protein MDASLLFLFIPTFFLVSISPGMCMTLALTLGMSVGVRRTMYMMVGELLGVAAVAIAAVLGVAAIMLKFPELFVALKLVGGVYLIYIATQMWRSKGSMSVSSELSKKVDTSRFTLFSQGLITAIANPKGWAFMISLLPPFISPEKPFWMQLTILVAIILCSEFICMMIYATGGKTLGLLLSNGRNVVLVNRISASLMFAVAIWLVSDLL
- a CDS encoding energy transducer TonB, with amino-acid sequence MLSATVAAEIELPLPEITIPKLIEEAKQQPDPDQEFHPAKHHVKIGPIYPIYYARKKKEGWVELTFTIEKDGAISNILVTDDSGGAQFVTSAINAVKKWKYKPALEFNQPVQSNIHNVRLTFKFDRDKNIREKVYDYYMQGLAFIAAKDRDGMDEIYEQINDLSYRMYGEKDFADVYTLNYASQINNTELYHTTLKNVELISIIDTFPDLWADLAMEKVKLLAEDHKLAEALALLNHIEAEKSRGVEQATMASTREQLNQHINSEIDLVVEAKTNKLGIWQHHLARNHFAITDLQGTLEHLDIRCDNTRRLINIDESSEWKIPKKWRDCVLYFQSEKSAQFTLVEFAGS